In Bacillus sp. Marseille-Q1617, a genomic segment contains:
- a CDS encoding short-chain fatty acid transporter: MQRYLPDPFLFVVILTLVVFGLGLIFTDSTSMQMVQFWGEGFWALLAFSMQMVLVLVTGYVLASSPVFKRFLGFLASFAKSPGSAIVIVTVVSMIASWINWGFGLVIGALFAKELAKRVKGVDYRLLIASAYSGFVVWHAGFSGSIPLSIATEGHPFQDLIGVISTSETIFASFNLIIVAVLFVVLPITARLLMPPKDETVTVDPSLFNETAATVETGSLTPAEKMENSMVLSMIIGVLGVLFLGYYFVKNGFALNLDIVNFLFLFLGIIFHGTPQRFLAAVQEAVKGAGGIIIQFPFYAGIMGMMTASGLAVVMSEAFVSISNDVTFYFFAFLSAGIVNFFVPSGGGQWAVQAPIMLDAAQTLDASVAKTAMAVAWGDAWTNLIQPFWALPALAIAGLKAKDIMGYCVFILVISGIIISLGLLFL; this comes from the coding sequence ATGCAGAGATATCTGCCTGATCCGTTTCTGTTTGTGGTCATCTTGACCCTCGTTGTGTTCGGGCTGGGGCTGATTTTCACAGACAGTACAAGCATGCAGATGGTTCAGTTCTGGGGTGAAGGATTCTGGGCACTCTTGGCATTCTCCATGCAAATGGTGCTGGTGCTTGTAACCGGTTATGTACTGGCAAGCAGTCCGGTCTTTAAACGCTTTCTGGGCTTCCTTGCTTCTTTTGCCAAATCTCCAGGCTCCGCGATTGTCATCGTGACGGTTGTGTCGATGATCGCAAGCTGGATCAACTGGGGATTCGGCCTGGTCATCGGTGCGCTTTTTGCAAAGGAGCTGGCAAAAAGGGTCAAAGGTGTCGATTACCGCTTGCTGATTGCGAGCGCATATTCAGGGTTCGTTGTCTGGCATGCAGGTTTTTCAGGCTCGATTCCATTATCGATTGCAACCGAGGGGCATCCATTTCAAGATCTGATCGGTGTGATATCGACAAGTGAAACGATTTTTGCTTCATTCAATCTCATTATTGTTGCCGTTTTATTCGTCGTCCTGCCGATTACGGCGAGGCTTTTGATGCCTCCGAAGGATGAAACCGTAACGGTCGACCCTTCATTATTCAATGAGACAGCTGCGACCGTTGAAACGGGCTCGCTGACTCCTGCTGAAAAAATGGAAAACAGTATGGTTCTTTCCATGATCATAGGGGTTCTCGGTGTGCTTTTCCTTGGATATTATTTTGTAAAAAATGGGTTTGCCCTTAACTTAGACATTGTAAACTTCCTGTTCCTGTTCCTCGGAATCATTTTCCACGGGACTCCGCAACGTTTTCTGGCTGCGGTTCAGGAGGCGGTCAAAGGAGCGGGTGGAATCATCATACAGTTCCCTTTCTATGCCGGGATCATGGGAATGATGACTGCATCAGGTTTGGCAGTGGTCATGTCAGAGGCGTTTGTATCGATTTCAAATGATGTGACGTTCTATTTCTTTGCATTCCTCAGTGCAGGAATCGTCAACTTCTTCGTGCCATCGGGGGGCGGGCAATGGGCCGTTCAGGCTCCCATCATGCTCGATGCTGCCCAAACCCTTGATGCTTCAGTGGCTAAAACAGCCATGGCAGTGGCCTGGGGAGACGCTTGGACCAATCTGATTCAGCCGTTCTGGGCATTACCGGCCCTTGCGATTGCCGGATTAAAAGCTAAGGACATCATGGGGTATTGCGTATTTATACTTGTCATCAGCGGAATCATCATTTCGCTTGGATTGCTATTTTTATAA